From the genome of Methanobrevibacter smithii ATCC 35061, one region includes:
- a CDS encoding RNA methyltransferase, with amino-acid sequence MMNVNVLRLDHRIGRDTRITTHVCLTSRAFGASKIYLSGEEDHKLMENVRDTADRWGGNFEIEYAKNYMGVINKWKDNGGKVVHLTMYGSQAHEIVSEVQKSSADILIVVGGAKVPGKVYKSADWNVSVTTQPHSEVSSLAVFQHLLMDGKEFDLEFENPVFEVIPTAHGKNVNIHDENR; translated from the coding sequence ATGATGAATGTAAATGTTTTAAGATTGGACCATAGAATTGGAAGAGATACACGTATAACCACTCATGTATGTTTGACTTCTAGAGCTTTTGGAGCTAGTAAAATCTATTTAAGTGGTGAAGAAGACCATAAACTTATGGAAAATGTTAGAGACACTGCTGATAGGTGGGGAGGAAATTTTGAAATTGAATATGCTAAAAATTATATGGGTGTTATTAACAAATGGAAAGACAATGGTGGAAAAGTAGTTCACTTAACAATGTATGGCTCTCAGGCTCATGAAATTGTTAGTGAAGTTCAGAAATCCAGTGCTGACATTTTGATTGTTGTTGGTGGGGCTAAAGTTCCTGGAAAAGTATATAAAAGTGCCGATTGGAATGTTTCAGTAACTACACAACCTCACTCTGAAGTTTCTTCTCTTGCTGTTTTCCAGCATTTGCTTATGGACGGTAAGGAATTTGATTTGGAGTTTGAAAATCCTGTATTTGAAGTTATTCCAACAGCGCATGGTAAAAATGTTAATATTCATGATGAAAACAGATAA
- the cobS gene encoding adenosylcobinamide-GDP ribazoletransferase — protein sequence MENNEHERFSPIKSLLGLLSFSTIIPVKQYTSIEYMTRLVWCWPFIHLVVGILAAVFGIVCADVLHLNPFFTAALIYAFLMLITGYNHLDGVMDMADGVMVHGDPQRKISVMKDSSVGAGGVATLFLVAILTIAGLYNVLDYECIAAIIICEMVSKSSILTTALLSTPSDQGIGCYFIYSTNILNYILSTVIVAVIAYLVGDVVGVIGLAGAIVAGALIAFIAKRNFVIANGDVLGMSNEVGRLMALLFMSVALFFL from the coding sequence ATGGAAAATAATGAACATGAAAGATTTTCACCAATCAAATCTCTGTTAGGACTTTTGTCTTTTTCAACTATTATTCCAGTTAAACAGTATACTTCAATAGAATATATGACAAGGTTGGTTTGGTGCTGGCCTTTCATTCATTTAGTTGTAGGTATTTTAGCAGCTGTGTTTGGAATAGTTTGTGCAGATGTGTTGCATTTAAATCCATTTTTCACAGCAGCACTTATTTATGCATTTTTAATGTTAATAACAGGATATAATCATTTGGATGGTGTAATGGACATGGCAGATGGAGTCATGGTTCATGGTGACCCCCAAAGAAAAATAAGTGTAATGAAAGATTCATCAGTAGGTGCTGGTGGAGTTGCAACTTTATTTTTAGTAGCTATTTTAACAATCGCAGGACTTTACAATGTTTTGGATTATGAATGTATAGCTGCAATAATCATTTGTGAAATGGTATCTAAATCTTCAATTTTAACAACAGCTTTGCTTTCAACTCCTTCGGATCAGGGTATTGGATGTTACTTTATTTATTCAACCAATATATTGAATTATATACTTTCTACAGTTATTGTAGCAGTTATTGCTTATTTGGTTGGTGATGTTGTTGGAGTTATAGGTTTGGCTGGAGCTATTGTTGCAGGAGCTTTAATAGCATTTATTGCTAAACGCAATTTTGTTATAGCTAATGGTGATGTTTTGGGAATGTCTAATGAAGTTGGAAGGCTGATGGCATTGTTATTTATGTCAGTGGCTTTGTTCTTTTTATGA
- a CDS encoding phosphatidylglycerophosphatase A yields MENTNLNIITKDYGICINNSDYFLAFSDFTVSDGIDIVENVNILKSKDDFEKTAKKAEAFNHSEGSYIAQAVNSIDYFSNTYGDLTLFTFMANDVVIEDFTENLKVANSPKGFADARIDINHVLYINKTLSPGMLLKIYKTVVKAKAEFLRGLCLPLHIENILNKNDFLAVLCNVAQTSLIDENSVDIINNQYEDDQLIFEELATSIEEAVIISCEDAIEKLELSFGILDYFVSEGILLGDLVEAGLALVAGVEVTEEISEKLEAQILKSLCDINVIALLMAAIRTEADFTGGRIREVDVSDDPAYLYTDEVLGLAISNQIAGTKATFNFKRYDEAKPGIIGGLGPMVDDIFAGLIAGCMSKIFEE; encoded by the coding sequence ATGGAAAATACTAATTTGAATATTATCACTAAAGATTATGGGATATGTATTAATAATTCTGATTATTTTCTAGCATTTAGCGACTTTACTGTTAGTGATGGTATTGACATTGTTGAAAATGTCAATATTTTAAAAAGTAAAGATGATTTTGAGAAAACTGCTAAAAAAGCAGAAGCTTTCAACCATTCTGAAGGATCATATATTGCACAGGCAGTTAATTCAATTGATTATTTTTCAAATACTTATGGGGATTTAACATTATTTACTTTTATGGCTAATGATGTGGTTATTGAAGATTTCACTGAAAATCTTAAAGTAGCCAATTCTCCTAAAGGTTTCGCAGATGCCAGAATTGATATAAATCATGTTTTATATATTAATAAAACTTTATCTCCTGGAATGTTGTTAAAAATTTATAAAACTGTTGTTAAAGCTAAAGCAGAGTTTTTACGTGGTCTTTGCCTACCGTTACATATAGAAAATATTTTAAATAAAAATGATTTTCTGGCAGTGCTTTGTAATGTGGCTCAAACTAGCTTAATTGATGAAAACAGTGTGGATATTATAAATAATCAATATGAAGATGACCAGCTGATTTTTGAAGAGTTGGCTACTTCAATTGAGGAAGCAGTTATAATCAGCTGTGAAGACGCAATAGAAAAGCTTGAATTGTCTTTTGGAATATTGGATTACTTTGTATCTGAAGGTATTTTGTTAGGGGATTTGGTGGAAGCAGGATTGGCACTTGTTGCAGGTGTGGAAGTTACTGAAGAAATTTCAGAAAAACTTGAGGCACAAATCTTAAAATCATTATGTGATATTAATGTTATTGCTTTGTTGATGGCAGCTATCAGGACGGAAGCTGATTTTACCGGTGGAAGAATAAGGGAAGTTGATGTAAGTGATGATCCGGCATATCTCTACACTGATGAAGTGTTGGGATTAGCTATTTCTAATCAGATTGCGGGAACTAAAGCAACATTTAACTTTAAACGCTATGATGAAGCAAAACCTGGAATTATTGGTGGTTTAGGACCTATGGTAGATGACATATTTGCCGGTTTAATTGCGGGATGTATGTCAAAAATTTTTGAGGAGTAG
- the larC gene encoding nickel pincer cofactor biosynthesis protein LarC, whose product MTLIIDPQTGGIAGNMIIGALVDLGANPKELKEIMESVTSQFGKVKVSFNKVNKCGIDSTYCNVELLSENKHIHYKDLISKIDNLELDEKVKETSKNIFKRIAIAESKVHGESLDEIHFHEVGSSDAVADVIGSVYGFYSLNLDKEEVIGLPVALGGGRIKTTHGILPVPAPAVLEILKDINCIGGPVESELATPTGCAIYAELCSEFKKFIPQCKTSKIAYGAGKKDFDFPNVLRIIKTKEITESDRIDVIETNIDHLTGEEIGYLFDKLLDEGASDVSVTPIIMKKNRQGSLLKVIANRSKRNHLIDVMFKEIGTLGIRISPNLHRGIAKREFIKKSVEINGNIFDVTFKVAYVNGEIISGRPEYEDLLKIANKTDIPLIEVKKIVGNYDD is encoded by the coding sequence ATGACACTTATTATCGACCCACAAACCGGAGGAATAGCTGGAAATATGATTATAGGTGCTTTAGTTGATTTGGGAGCCAATCCTAAAGAACTTAAAGAAATTATGGAATCAGTTACCTCCCAATTTGGAAAAGTGAAAGTGAGCTTTAATAAAGTAAACAAATGCGGAATTGATTCAACTTACTGTAATGTAGAATTACTAAGTGAAAATAAACACATCCACTATAAAGATTTAATATCCAAAATTGACAATTTGGAACTGGATGAAAAAGTAAAGGAAACTTCTAAAAATATTTTTAAAAGAATAGCTATTGCAGAATCAAAAGTTCATGGTGAAAGCTTAGATGAAATTCATTTTCATGAAGTTGGATCAAGTGATGCAGTAGCAGATGTTATCGGATCAGTTTATGGATTCTACAGTTTAAATTTAGACAAAGAAGAAGTAATCGGACTGCCTGTAGCTTTAGGCGGTGGCCGAATTAAAACAACACACGGAATATTGCCTGTTCCAGCACCTGCAGTGCTGGAAATTCTAAAAGATATAAACTGTATCGGAGGACCTGTTGAGAGTGAACTGGCTACACCTACAGGCTGTGCAATTTATGCTGAACTATGCAGTGAATTTAAAAAATTTATTCCACAATGTAAAACCTCAAAAATAGCTTATGGTGCAGGAAAAAAAGATTTTGATTTCCCTAATGTATTAAGAATAATTAAAACTAAAGAAATAACTGAAAGCGATAGGATAGATGTTATTGAAACAAATATTGACCATTTAACCGGTGAAGAAATAGGTTATTTATTTGACAAATTACTTGACGAAGGAGCCTCTGACGTGTCAGTTACTCCAATTATAATGAAGAAAAACAGACAGGGAAGCCTTTTAAAAGTAATAGCTAACCGCAGCAAAAGAAATCATTTAATTGATGTGATGTTTAAAGAAATAGGTACATTAGGTATTAGAATATCTCCAAATTTACATAGAGGAATAGCTAAAAGAGAATTCATTAAAAAATCCGTTGAAATTAACGGAAACATCTTTGATGTAACCTTTAAGGTTGCATATGTAAACGGAGAAATTATTTCCGGCAGACCGGAGTATGAAGATTTGTTAAAAATAGCCAATAAAACAGATATACCTTTAATAGAAGTAAAAAAAATAGTAGGGAATTATGATGACTAA